A window of the Candidatus Kryptoniota bacterium genome harbors these coding sequences:
- a CDS encoding thioredoxin-like domain-containing protein, with protein sequence MWKSLLLGVMFAMCLSTINAQTTVKGKLFGHDGKPLKAANIFLMKDGASAVKSVQVGKDGSYSFLIDTAGVWTVRYTGVDHYMHDVLLFVEGQSTVGIDVRLKGYEYAEDLSGVKVVGDFNNFSFESAVPLQKGSDGRYALEFKATADSLAYQLIGVEKSGRSINGTNSTRYAYDGGGDYKSIVIPVNGIARIIFDTALIVRASEPAFVKFVNPDTRIAKMSGLAEDWQRYQEKVAAAETEFRKSGKDISQFRYDASIDISEVKSRLDKETDSLVREGLLVNYLELCGMSGQFDSSETAKTLARIPPSSPAWSIDPNLILRFGSTAVGKEGSYFDRYISENPDESAKASLVFNEFIDAKYNNQREDAAKYYDILVNQLKDTPQGKRAKLRYVREGKIGAGMPVPDFSIKSFDDSTRLITNESLLGKTYIVDFWATWCGPCVGEMKHLHDAYNKFKDKGFIILSISLDASPADVIAFRKDKWPMPWLHAFVGDWENTICKDFDVVAIPRPVLVDSKGKIVAMNNELRGAELDKTLERILGK encoded by the coding sequence ATGTGGAAGTCACTGCTTCTCGGTGTGATGTTTGCAATGTGTCTCAGTACAATAAACGCACAGACGACCGTCAAGGGAAAATTATTCGGGCACGATGGCAAGCCACTCAAGGCAGCTAACATTTTCCTGATGAAAGACGGTGCATCTGCTGTCAAATCTGTGCAGGTCGGTAAAGATGGTAGCTACTCATTCCTCATCGATACTGCAGGCGTGTGGACGGTGAGGTACACCGGTGTCGATCATTACATGCATGACGTTTTGCTTTTCGTGGAGGGACAATCTACGGTAGGGATCGACGTGCGGTTAAAAGGCTACGAGTACGCAGAGGATCTAAGTGGCGTTAAAGTCGTCGGCGACTTTAATAATTTTTCATTCGAGAGCGCTGTCCCGTTGCAAAAGGGAAGTGACGGAAGATATGCGTTAGAGTTCAAGGCGACGGCCGATTCGCTTGCGTACCAGCTCATCGGAGTTGAAAAGTCCGGCAGGTCGATCAATGGGACTAATTCCACACGTTATGCGTACGACGGTGGCGGGGATTACAAATCGATCGTGATACCCGTGAACGGAATTGCGCGAATCATCTTTGACACGGCGTTGATTGTCCGAGCTAGCGAGCCCGCATTTGTTAAATTTGTGAATCCCGACACCAGGATAGCTAAGATGTCCGGGCTGGCAGAAGACTGGCAGAGATATCAGGAGAAAGTGGCTGCCGCTGAGACAGAGTTCCGGAAGAGCGGAAAAGACATTTCACAATTCAGGTATGATGCATCAATTGATATCTCTGAAGTGAAGTCGCGGCTGGACAAGGAGACCGATTCGCTCGTCCGAGAGGGCCTGTTGGTGAACTACCTGGAGCTTTGCGGGATGTCCGGACAGTTTGATTCATCCGAAACGGCAAAAACTCTTGCCAGAATTCCGCCATCGTCTCCAGCCTGGTCGATTGATCCAAACCTCATACTCCGTTTTGGCTCCACGGCGGTGGGTAAGGAAGGAAGTTATTTCGATCGTTATATCTCAGAAAATCCCGATGAGAGCGCGAAAGCTTCTCTCGTGTTCAATGAATTCATCGATGCGAAATACAACAATCAAAGAGAGGATGCGGCAAAGTATTACGATATACTCGTGAATCAGCTGAAGGATACTCCCCAGGGAAAGAGAGCAAAACTCAGATATGTCAGGGAGGGTAAGATCGGGGCGGGTATGCCGGTCCCGGATTTCTCAATAAAATCGTTTGACGACTCAACCCGTTTGATTACGAATGAGAGTCTACTGGGCAAGACTTACATCGTCGATTTCTGGGCGACATGGTGCGGTCCTTGCGTGGGAGAGATGAAGCACCTTCATGATGCCTACAACAAATTCAAAGATAAGGGATTCATAATACTCAGCATTTCCCTTGACGCTTCACCTGCCGATGTAATTGCGTTCAGGAAAGATAAGTGGCCGATGCCATGGCTTCATGCGTTTGTTGGCGATTGGGAGAACACGATCTGCAAGGACTTCGATGTGGTTGCCATACCGCGCCCCGTACTTGTCGACAGTAAAGGGAAGATTGTGGCGATGAATAACGAGCTTCGCGGTGCAGAGCTCGACAAGACGCTCGAGCGAATCCTGGGCAAGTGA
- a CDS encoding asparaginase domain-containing protein, whose translation MTVRLFVTGGTFDKEYNELNGTLYFKDTHLHEMLRLGRCKVSVDIRTLMMIDSLDMTDHDRRIILENCERCSEDKIIITHGTDTMELTARVLGQSISDKTIILTGAMIPYKFGSSDGLFNLGSALAFAETLPHGVYIAMNGRHFEWHNVRKNKKTGEFEELK comes from the coding sequence ATGACCGTACGATTGTTCGTTACCGGCGGAACCTTCGACAAAGAATATAACGAGCTGAACGGCACGCTCTACTTCAAGGACACACATCTTCACGAAATGTTAAGGCTCGGGAGATGCAAAGTATCTGTCGACATAAGGACTTTGATGATGATCGACAGCCTCGACATGACGGACCACGACCGCCGTATAATCCTGGAGAACTGCGAGCGGTGCAGTGAGGATAAGATCATTATCACTCATGGCACAGACACGATGGAGTTGACGGCGAGAGTTTTGGGGCAATCGATAAGCGATAAGACGATAATACTCACGGGGGCAATGATACCTTATAAATTCGGGAGTTCCGATGGGCTGTTCAATCTCGGAAGCGCCCTGGCGTTCGCTGAAACGCTTCCTCATGGAGTCTATATCGCAATGAACGGCAGGCATTTCGAATGGCACAACGTCAGGAAAAACAAGAAGACAGGCGAGTTTGAAGAACTCAAATGA
- a CDS encoding DUF4175 family protein produces the protein MEETFSDSRNSGVFTSLQHIYKRKTLSQIAASCLSVASALLLAVTIAAVIQIIFNFGVAGRAVLFFLDATIIVAATVRFLFSPVSRYFRGPSADDIRIIALEAGSRFPDLKDRLRNAVELLPGESTPFYSLDLASAYVDTIFERAYHLDIGSSLKYPTGKRPKLIFVSSLIISLSSFLLFPSQFPGAIARIVNFSEKYAAPDEFAITVRPGDIQVSRGDSLNIDVTLSLVSARRLPAYITLSEKYSDEKDFERYRLKMSSPGRYQFQLPNLREDVSYFLTAGEQNTDEYHVKVVDLPLVQSFSVMLLYPGYTGKSAETLQDNIGDFSALIGTRAEFSLRTSKELDSAKIEFGDTTSSRFVVSGTNATGVFVIRNSTTYRFRLVDRDSLANRDPIIYSIQALNDDFPTCELTFPAKDIDLNRDMRLPVGIRIGDDYGFTKLFVEYKLVYSKYISPDTLYRRIEIPLQDKSAGQKDISYTWDLSPLSLVPEDVVAYRAEVFDNDEVKGPKSAVSAEYQVRLPSLQEVFSSTDSEHGDLFSKAENVLKSSDNLKDQLDKISQDMKTQSQQLSWEQQKKMESTLQKYQELQAKVDDVKKQVESMTQKMLENNIISPQTLEKYMELQKALEEVNSPEFQEALKKLQDAIRSLNPNLVRQAAQNFQINEEMLKQSIERTLSLIKRVQIEQKLDELMKRAEQMSSEQQNLQKATSSADSGSSSERNRLAQNQKQIQKDLDEAKQSLSDLKRKMNEFSQEMPTQKLEQAQESLDTSAASQKMESAQQQLSQGKFSQASSTQQQITAALKNFQQDILQVQKEMVRNQQREAVNALRKAQQNLLEVSKKQEELRDKTQVSIPNSAESRSLADQQNELMQELNYTAQQMMQLSNKSFSVTPQMGRQIGQAYSEMQKALTNLQSRGQQPATDAQSQAMGSMNEAAMNIQNTLQAMMQGQGSGSTPSLMQQLQQLAGEQENINALTQKLGESGALSMEQQAELARLAAQQEAIRKSIEQLSDEAAQSQAQDKVLGNLDKIAGDMKDIVKDMQGKEISQETIQRQEKILSRLLDAARSIRQRDYDNRRESTPGEDMARRSPANIDLSNATSEQDQEMLRLIRKNFPPEYQKIILKYYEMLKRLPE, from the coding sequence ATGGAAGAGACCTTTTCGGATAGCAGAAACAGCGGAGTATTCACTTCGCTGCAGCACATCTACAAAAGAAAAACGCTCTCCCAAATCGCGGCGTCATGCTTGTCGGTGGCATCAGCGTTACTTCTGGCTGTCACCATCGCTGCGGTAATACAGATTATTTTCAATTTTGGAGTCGCCGGCCGCGCTGTCCTCTTTTTTCTTGATGCGACCATAATTGTGGCAGCCACTGTCAGATTTTTATTTTCGCCCGTCTCCCGATATTTCAGGGGACCGAGCGCCGATGATATCAGGATCATCGCGCTTGAGGCGGGGAGCCGGTTCCCCGACCTTAAGGACAGACTCAGGAACGCGGTTGAACTGCTCCCGGGCGAATCGACTCCTTTTTATTCGCTCGACCTCGCTAGCGCGTATGTCGACACGATTTTCGAGCGTGCGTACCATCTTGACATAGGCTCATCGCTTAAATATCCTACAGGCAAAAGACCGAAGTTGATCTTTGTCTCATCGTTGATCATATCGCTATCGAGCTTTCTATTGTTCCCCTCACAATTTCCCGGCGCGATAGCCAGGATTGTGAACTTCAGCGAGAAATACGCCGCGCCGGATGAATTCGCCATCACCGTGCGTCCGGGCGACATCCAGGTCTCGAGGGGCGACTCACTCAATATCGATGTAACGCTCTCGCTTGTCTCTGCTCGAAGACTTCCTGCCTACATTACATTAAGCGAAAAGTACTCCGATGAAAAAGACTTTGAGAGATACCGTTTGAAAATGAGTTCGCCGGGACGGTACCAGTTTCAATTACCTAACCTGAGAGAGGATGTGAGTTATTTTCTCACCGCCGGTGAACAGAACACCGACGAGTATCATGTCAAGGTGGTCGATTTGCCGCTAGTTCAGAGCTTCAGTGTCATGCTCTTATACCCGGGTTACACGGGCAAATCTGCAGAGACTCTTCAGGACAACATCGGAGATTTTAGCGCGCTCATCGGAACACGCGCTGAGTTTTCATTGAGAACGAGCAAGGAACTCGACTCGGCAAAAATTGAGTTCGGAGATACAACATCGAGCCGTTTCGTGGTTAGCGGCACGAATGCGACAGGGGTTTTTGTCATAAGGAACTCAACCACCTACAGATTCCGGCTCGTAGATCGCGACAGTCTTGCCAACAGAGATCCGATCATTTACAGCATACAGGCCTTGAACGACGATTTCCCGACATGCGAACTTACGTTTCCGGCCAAAGATATAGATCTGAATCGCGACATGCGCCTTCCGGTCGGGATCAGGATCGGCGACGATTACGGATTCACAAAATTGTTTGTCGAATACAAACTGGTTTATTCAAAGTACATCTCACCCGATACTCTCTATCGCCGCATCGAAATCCCGTTGCAGGATAAGTCGGCGGGACAGAAAGACATATCATATACATGGGACCTGTCGCCGCTCAGCCTTGTCCCTGAAGATGTGGTCGCATATCGCGCGGAAGTTTTTGACAACGACGAGGTGAAAGGTCCGAAATCAGCTGTTAGCGCTGAATACCAGGTCCGCCTCCCATCGCTGCAGGAAGTGTTCTCATCCACAGACAGCGAACATGGCGATCTCTTTTCAAAAGCTGAGAATGTGTTGAAAAGCTCCGACAACCTGAAAGACCAGCTCGACAAGATATCTCAGGACATGAAGACCCAGTCGCAGCAGCTGAGCTGGGAGCAGCAAAAGAAGATGGAGAGCACGCTGCAGAAGTATCAGGAGTTGCAGGCCAAGGTGGATGACGTCAAGAAGCAGGTCGAGTCGATGACACAAAAGATGCTCGAGAACAACATCATCTCGCCGCAGACGCTGGAAAAATACATGGAGCTTCAGAAAGCGCTTGAGGAGGTCAACTCGCCGGAGTTCCAGGAAGCCCTCAAGAAGCTTCAAGATGCGATACGATCTCTCAATCCGAATCTTGTACGCCAGGCGGCACAGAATTTCCAGATTAACGAAGAAATGCTGAAGCAAAGTATTGAACGAACGCTGAGTCTGATAAAAAGAGTTCAGATCGAACAAAAACTCGACGAGCTGATGAAGCGCGCCGAACAAATGTCTTCCGAGCAACAGAATCTCCAAAAGGCAACATCCAGTGCAGACTCCGGCAGCAGCTCTGAGCGGAACAGACTGGCCCAGAACCAGAAGCAGATTCAAAAGGATCTCGATGAAGCGAAGCAGAGTCTATCCGATTTGAAGAGGAAGATGAACGAGTTCTCTCAGGAAATGCCGACGCAGAAACTCGAGCAGGCGCAGGAATCGCTGGATACATCCGCGGCGTCACAGAAGATGGAATCGGCACAGCAACAGTTGTCGCAAGGTAAATTCTCGCAGGCATCGTCGACTCAACAGCAGATTACTGCCGCTCTCAAGAATTTCCAGCAGGACATTTTGCAAGTTCAAAAGGAGATGGTTCGGAACCAGCAGCGGGAGGCGGTCAACGCGCTCAGGAAGGCGCAGCAGAATCTTCTTGAGGTGTCAAAGAAGCAGGAGGAATTGCGTGACAAGACACAAGTCTCGATTCCAAACTCGGCTGAGTCAAGGTCTTTAGCAGACCAGCAGAATGAACTCATGCAAGAGCTCAACTACACGGCACAACAGATGATGCAGTTGTCCAACAAGAGTTTTTCCGTCACGCCGCAAATGGGCCGCCAGATCGGGCAGGCATATTCTGAAATGCAAAAGGCTTTAACAAACCTGCAAAGCCGGGGTCAACAGCCCGCTACAGATGCCCAGAGCCAGGCTATGGGTTCGATGAACGAAGCTGCGATGAACATCCAGAATACTCTCCAAGCAATGATGCAGGGACAGGGATCCGGCAGTACACCCTCGCTGATGCAACAGCTCCAACAACTCGCCGGAGAACAGGAGAACATCAATGCCCTGACTCAGAAGCTTGGTGAAAGCGGCGCACTATCGATGGAGCAACAGGCAGAACTTGCCAGGTTGGCCGCACAACAGGAAGCAATCAGGAAGTCGATCGAGCAGCTTTCGGACGAGGCTGCACAGTCGCAAGCACAGGATAAAGTCCTTGGCAATCTGGACAAGATCGCAGGCGATATGAAGGATATTGTGAAGGACATGCAGGGCAAGGAAATAAGCCAAGAGACCATCCAGCGCCAGGAAAAAATACTTTCAAGACTCCTCGACGCGGCGAGGTCAATCCGCCAGAGAGATTATGACAACCGACGCGAGAGCACACCGGGCGAAGACATGGCAAGACGAAGTCCGGCGAATATTGACTTGTCCAATGCAACATCAGAACAAGACCAGGAGATGCTCCGTCTGATCCGGAAGAATTTCCCACCTGAATACCAAAAAATCATTCTCAAGTACTACGAAATGCTGAAAAGGCTTCCCGAGTGA
- a CDS encoding PAS domain-containing sensor histidine kinase has protein sequence MVPNQGSDDRKRRIPGKFKQVRSTGDGKVHISQLRTIPAFVYTADVGSSDFSPKTCVGGFAELTGFSAEQFLQGDFYERTIVSSEDLHKLKKFRRSLTGGSAGESFEYTILTHSGEKIKVSEYMMLLYRHDGHVLTAGLVAPSESGALKDSRSSLADSQLEELRRLNDHLIEANQLKDEFLANTSHELRTPLNSIIGFLTLITEGYYESPEELNLFAHNALESSYHLLNVINDLLDISRIESGKMHLQIERIYVDELLRDVFSSFEIQASQKKLKLDFSMSSTPLFASADLRRIKQVLINVVGNAIKFTAKGGVDVRVEPRDGMLLFSVRDSGIGIEKDKQRRLFQKFVQVEGDSTRRFGGTGLGLAISKHLIEMMGGEIWVSSNGSNKGTTINFTVPERTEEDE, from the coding sequence ATGGTACCGAACCAGGGATCAGATGATAGAAAGCGACGTATCCCGGGCAAATTCAAGCAGGTTCGCTCAACCGGCGACGGAAAAGTTCATATATCGCAGTTGAGGACAATACCCGCCTTCGTATACACAGCTGATGTCGGATCGTCGGATTTTTCTCCGAAGACGTGCGTCGGAGGTTTTGCGGAACTGACCGGATTTTCGGCGGAACAGTTCCTTCAGGGAGATTTTTACGAACGCACAATCGTCTCGTCCGAGGACCTTCACAAGCTGAAGAAGTTCCGCCGATCGCTTACGGGCGGGTCGGCTGGCGAGTCATTTGAATACACGATACTTACTCACTCGGGTGAGAAAATAAAAGTGAGCGAATATATGATGCTCCTCTACCGACACGACGGTCATGTGCTTACAGCAGGTCTGGTTGCACCGTCCGAATCCGGAGCACTCAAGGACTCACGATCGAGCCTGGCAGACTCGCAGTTGGAAGAACTCCGGCGTCTGAACGATCATCTAATAGAGGCGAATCAACTCAAAGACGAATTTCTTGCAAACACATCACATGAATTGAGAACTCCCCTCAATTCGATCATCGGCTTTCTAACCCTGATTACGGAGGGATATTATGAGAGTCCCGAAGAATTAAATCTCTTTGCGCACAATGCGCTTGAGAGCTCGTACCATCTGCTCAACGTAATAAACGACTTGCTCGACATATCGCGCATCGAATCAGGCAAGATGCATCTTCAAATCGAAAGAATCTATGTTGACGAATTACTAAGAGATGTATTTTCTTCATTCGAGATACAGGCTTCCCAGAAGAAATTGAAATTGGATTTTTCAATGAGCTCCACCCCGCTTTTCGCTTCCGCGGATCTCCGTCGCATTAAGCAGGTACTAATAAACGTGGTTGGTAACGCAATAAAGTTCACCGCAAAAGGAGGAGTCGACGTACGCGTTGAGCCGCGGGACGGAATGCTTTTATTCTCGGTCAGGGACAGCGGAATCGGTATCGAGAAGGATAAGCAGCGAAGATTATTTCAGAAGTTCGTCCAGGTTGAGGGGGACAGCACGCGGAGGTTCGGCGGGACAGGACTCGGGCTCGCTATATCGAAACACCTGATAGAAATGATGGGAGGAGAGATTTGGGTAAGCAGCAATGGATCAAATAAAGGGACTACGATCAACTTTACCGTGCCAGAACGGACAGAGGAGGATGAGTGA
- a CDS encoding nitroreductase family protein — MKRIITLLTVCLLAMNVNGFCQESSSISLPAPDTTGGKPLMQALKLRHTSRAFDSKPLPSQVLSNLLWAAFGVNRPDGHRTAPSAMNWQETEIYVALADGLYLYDAQTQSLKLVMKDDMRGKTGTQGFVKDAPVDLVYVSDLSKTGRASPEDQTLYTAADCGFIAQNVYLYCASEGLACVVRGSINREEFAKAAGLKANEKVILSQTIGYPK; from the coding sequence ATGAAACGTATTATCACGCTTCTAACCGTTTGTCTTCTGGCAATGAATGTCAATGGGTTTTGCCAGGAGTCGTCATCTATTTCACTTCCCGCGCCGGACACAACTGGAGGCAAGCCGTTGATGCAGGCGCTGAAGTTAAGACACACATCGCGGGCGTTCGACTCCAAGCCGTTGCCGTCGCAAGTTCTGTCGAATCTTCTATGGGCGGCGTTCGGAGTGAACAGACCGGACGGCCACAGGACTGCGCCTTCGGCAATGAACTGGCAGGAAACAGAGATTTACGTCGCACTGGCCGACGGTTTGTATCTTTACGACGCACAGACACAGTCTCTAAAGCTTGTGATGAAAGATGATATGCGAGGGAAGACAGGCACCCAGGGATTTGTTAAAGATGCTCCGGTCGACCTCGTTTACGTGTCGGATCTATCCAAGACAGGACGCGCATCGCCGGAAGACCAAACTCTTTACACCGCGGCGGATTGTGGGTTCATTGCGCAAAATGTCTATCTCTACTGCGCATCGGAGGGACTTGCTTGTGTCGTACGGGGATCGATCAACAGGGAAGAATTCGCGAAGGCCGCAGGCCTGAAGGCGAACGAGAAGGTCATCCTGTCGCAAACGATCGGTTACCCGAAATGA
- a CDS encoding DedA family protein, which translates to MEQFIYHNGYVTVFLTVAFAGEFGLFTGVALARTGAVSLTGVVILGTVASFVGNMLYYYAGRLLWKKWRFLRMRFEEKIERTSRVVRRYGSPIMLIARFFYGIRNVIAIALGVYDVRAGIFVIYNLVGAFIWSWFFTEAGSVFSSYFMNTFASFRAGMYWGILSSIFVAALFVLIRKAISRLQK; encoded by the coding sequence GTGGAACAGTTCATCTATCACAACGGCTACGTAACTGTCTTTTTGACCGTCGCGTTCGCAGGTGAATTCGGGCTCTTCACGGGAGTTGCGTTGGCACGGACAGGCGCGGTCTCACTTACCGGAGTAGTCATCCTGGGGACTGTTGCCTCTTTCGTCGGAAACATGCTGTACTACTACGCCGGGAGACTTCTCTGGAAGAAATGGCGATTTCTTCGTATGAGGTTTGAAGAAAAAATTGAGCGGACATCGCGGGTAGTCAGGCGCTACGGTTCGCCGATTATGCTGATCGCCAGATTCTTCTACGGGATCAGAAATGTAATCGCGATAGCACTTGGCGTCTACGACGTGAGAGCCGGAATCTTCGTGATATACAACCTGGTTGGCGCATTTATCTGGTCGTGGTTTTTTACGGAGGCAGGGAGCGTCTTTTCGTCATACTTCATGAATACTTTCGCGAGCTTCCGCGCGGGAATGTACTGGGGAATCCTGTCATCGATATTCGTAGCCGCGCTTTTCGTTCTGATAAGAAAAGCCATATCTCGTCTCCAAAAGTAG
- a CDS encoding DUF4159 domain-containing protein, with the protein MIIILIAILLAFATESNAQKTSAFRIARLKYDGGGDWYNDPLEEATLLQFVKQHTNIDVDPNYYYVDIMSDDIFTYSFLFMTGHGNIRFSDEQANRLRQYLENGGFLYADDDYGMDASFRREIKKVFPDKQLVELPFSFGLYNCVYDFPNGVPKTHKHNGLPPQGFGIFLGKRLVVYYTYESNPSDGWDPPEVHGDPESKRLEALEFGTNLVYWALTH; encoded by the coding sequence TTGATAATTATATTGATTGCAATTCTTCTGGCATTTGCAACCGAATCGAATGCGCAGAAGACGAGTGCGTTCAGGATTGCACGCCTGAAATACGACGGAGGCGGTGACTGGTACAACGATCCGCTCGAAGAAGCCACACTTCTACAGTTCGTCAAACAGCACACCAATATCGACGTGGATCCAAATTACTACTATGTCGATATCATGAGCGACGATATTTTTACTTACTCATTTCTTTTTATGACCGGGCACGGCAACATCAGATTTTCTGACGAGCAGGCCAACCGGCTCCGACAGTATCTTGAGAACGGCGGTTTTCTCTACGCGGATGACGATTACGGCATGGACGCTTCCTTCAGAAGAGAAATAAAGAAGGTCTTCCCGGACAAACAGCTCGTGGAGCTTCCCTTTTCGTTCGGACTCTACAATTGTGTTTATGATTTTCCAAACGGGGTTCCGAAGACCCATAAACATAACGGGCTTCCTCCGCAAGGATTCGGAATCTTCCTGGGAAAAAGACTCGTTGTGTATTACACTTATGAGAGCAATCCTTCGGACGGCTGGGATCCGCCGGAAGTACATGGTGATCCGGAATCAAAACGTCTCGAAGCACTTGAGTTCGGAACTAATCTTGTCTATTGGGCATTGACGCATTAA
- a CDS encoding DNA-3-methyladenine glycosylase I → MTDKALQSPGRCPWSTTDPLYINYHDNEWGVPVHDDRLLFEFLVLESAQAGLSWITILRKRENYRKAFDNFDFEKVASYDKRKIRSLLSDAGIVRNRLKIESAIQNARMFIDVRKEFGTFDKYIWEFVGGKPIVNKWKTLKQIPASTKESDSLSKDLKARGFKFVGSTICYAHMQATGMVNDHVASCFRYKELK, encoded by the coding sequence ATGACCGACAAAGCGCTTCAGTCTCCGGGCAGATGTCCGTGGTCCACGACCGACCCGCTTTACATAAATTATCACGACAACGAATGGGGTGTACCGGTGCACGACGATCGGCTGCTGTTTGAGTTCCTCGTCCTCGAAAGTGCACAGGCAGGATTAAGCTGGATAACGATCCTCCGGAAGCGGGAGAATTATAGAAAGGCATTCGACAACTTCGACTTTGAGAAGGTTGCCTCTTACGACAAAAGAAAAATCAGAAGTCTTCTCTCTGACGCAGGAATAGTCAGGAACAGGTTGAAGATAGAATCGGCGATTCAGAATGCGCGAATGTTCATCGACGTGAGAAAAGAGTTTGGCACTTTTGACAAGTACATCTGGGAGTTTGTCGGAGGAAAGCCGATCGTCAACAAATGGAAAACATTGAAGCAGATCCCGGCGAGTACAAAAGAATCGGATTCTCTCAGTAAGGATTTGAAAGCGAGGGGATTCAAATTTGTCGGCTCGACGATCTGCTACGCGCACATGCAGGCAACCGGAATGGTGAATGACCACGTTGCTTCATGTTTCCGCTATAAGGAATTGAAATAG
- a CDS encoding NapC/NirT family cytochrome c → MAKRRFPDLFYNSVSMAGAIIASVTFGTILVLMLIDLIWSSLPPYFGIVTYILLPSVLILGLVIIPAGAFLQRKRLRRAIEEGTPSLPRIDLNDRRQRTAFFLFSTGTLLLMLFSAIGGYRAFEFTESVTFCGKICHDVMEPEYTTYLHSPHARVACIQCHVGPGASWYVKSKLSGAYQVYSVIFHKYPRPIPTPIRNLRPARETCEQCHWPQSFVGERRITRAFYLEDSSNTRWTLDMLVKIGRSTSGEAQRPPVHWHVTHTVQYLPTDSSSQTIPWVRVVDTTGKSEVFETSNNPFTPDSIQKISIKTMDCMDCHNRPTHVIKTPGDAVNDAMSADQIDPTIPWIKQTAVNALVPRYENTKDAMDSIGIYVDSFYKEKYPELVTTRAAQIAQAVASVQKIYRNNFFPYMRVDWRAYNDDIGHENFPGCFRCHDGNHKNADGQIIPNKCETCHVILNQGAKLEESINLAGIEFQHPTDIGDAWKTGSCTDCHDGTQ, encoded by the coding sequence ATGGCAAAAAGAAGATTTCCCGATTTATTTTACAATAGTGTTAGTATGGCTGGAGCGATCATCGCTTCTGTGACGTTCGGAACTATACTCGTTCTGATGCTTATCGATCTGATCTGGAGTTCTCTCCCGCCATATTTCGGAATCGTCACTTACATACTTCTCCCGAGCGTTTTGATTCTCGGCCTTGTTATTATTCCGGCCGGAGCATTTCTCCAGAGGAAGCGTTTGCGAAGGGCGATCGAAGAAGGAACTCCCAGTCTCCCAAGGATCGATCTTAATGACAGGCGGCAACGCACCGCGTTCTTCCTGTTCTCAACGGGGACACTCCTTCTCATGCTTTTCAGCGCGATCGGCGGTTACAGGGCGTTCGAGTTCACAGAGTCGGTCACCTTCTGCGGCAAGATTTGCCACGATGTCATGGAACCAGAGTACACGACTTACCTCCACTCGCCTCACGCACGTGTCGCGTGCATTCAGTGCCATGTCGGTCCCGGCGCAAGTTGGTATGTTAAGTCGAAACTATCGGGCGCCTACCAGGTTTATTCTGTAATATTCCATAAATATCCTCGACCCATACCGACACCGATCAGGAACCTGCGTCCGGCAAGAGAAACTTGCGAGCAGTGTCACTGGCCGCAATCGTTCGTGGGCGAGAGAAGGATCACAAGGGCGTTTTACCTGGAGGATTCTTCGAACACGCGGTGGACATTGGACATGTTAGTGAAAATCGGCAGGAGCACTTCCGGCGAGGCACAGCGACCGCCCGTCCACTGGCATGTAACTCACACGGTCCAGTACTTGCCCACCGACTCGAGCTCACAAACCATTCCCTGGGTCCGGGTTGTCGATACGACAGGCAAGAGCGAAGTATTCGAGACGAGCAACAATCCCTTCACTCCCGATTCGATTCAGAAAATTTCCATTAAGACAATGGACTGCATGGATTGCCACAACCGCCCGACTCATGTCATAAAGACACCCGGCGATGCGGTAAATGATGCGATGTCAGCAGATCAAATTGACCCTACGATTCCATGGATTAAGCAAACCGCAGTCAACGCACTTGTGCCCCGTTACGAGAACACAAAAGACGCAATGGACAGCATAGGGATATATGTCGATTCATTCTACAAAGAAAAGTACCCGGAATTAGTCACTACTCGAGCCGCTCAGATCGCTCAGGCGGTGGCCTCAGTTCAAAAAATCTACAGAAACAATTTCTTTCCGTACATGAGAGTCGACTGGCGGGCGTATAACGATGACATCGGTCATGAGAATTTCCCGGGATGTTTCAGGTGTCATGATGGAAACCACAAGAACGCGGACGGGCAGATCATACCAAACAAATGCGAGACTTGCCACGTGATCCTCAACCAGGGAGCTAAACTCGAGGAATCGATCAATCTCGCCGGTATTGAGTTTCAGCACCCGACGGATATCGGCGACGCATGGAAAACCGGATCGTGCACCGATTGTCACGACGGCACGCAGTAA